A genomic window from Ruminiclostridium cellulolyticum H10 includes:
- a CDS encoding DEAD/DEAH box helicase, with the protein MDYNSFLLKKRFILESSGFEINKYDLNLMLYEFQCDIVRCSLARGKSAIFADCGLGKTPMQLEWGYQVHDYTGGNVLLLAPLAVAEQTKREAEKFNIPVTVCRSQSDVKPGINITNYEMLNHFVANKFDGIILDESSILKNYNSKMRNQIIENFSQTPFRLACTATPAPNDFMEMGNHCEFLGIMSRAEMLSMYFVHDGGNTSKWRLKRHAEDVFWQWMASWSIFLSNPADLGYDGTNYILPKLIIHEHIVDGDEPIREPLTLTQRRQARKDSIDLRVKKAADIAQSVDGQCLIWCDLNSESEMLKNAIPGAVEVKGSDSPEHKKTAMLGFSKGEVKDLVTKPSIAGFGMNWQTCSDMIFVGLSDSYEQYYQAVRRCYRFGQKKPVNVHIVISAKEGCVKDNIERKTSDSLKMQNAMIEYTKEITKKELQSIKRITTPYNPQMKIKLPQWEEMIKSAASF; encoded by the coding sequence AGATGCTCTCTGGCTAGAGGTAAAAGTGCCATATTTGCTGACTGTGGTCTTGGTAAGACCCCTATGCAGCTTGAGTGGGGTTATCAGGTTCACGATTATACAGGCGGAAATGTCCTCCTTCTGGCTCCCTTAGCTGTGGCAGAACAAACTAAGAGAGAAGCTGAAAAGTTTAATATCCCAGTAACTGTATGTCGCAGTCAGTCAGATGTAAAGCCGGGTATTAACATCACAAATTATGAAATGCTGAATCACTTTGTAGCAAATAAATTTGACGGTATTATTCTGGATGAATCCTCAATACTTAAAAACTACAATTCAAAAATGAGAAATCAGATTATAGAGAATTTTTCTCAAACTCCTTTTAGGCTAGCCTGTACAGCTACTCCTGCACCAAATGACTTTATGGAGATGGGGAATCACTGTGAATTCCTAGGAATCATGAGCCGGGCAGAAATGCTCTCAATGTACTTCGTGCATGATGGCGGAAATACCTCTAAATGGAGACTAAAGAGACATGCGGAGGACGTATTCTGGCAATGGATGGCATCATGGTCTATCTTCCTCAGTAATCCTGCTGATCTTGGATATGATGGAACTAACTATATCCTGCCGAAGCTCATTATCCATGAGCACATAGTAGATGGGGATGAACCCATAAGAGAACCACTTACACTTACTCAACGCAGACAGGCTAGGAAGGATAGTATTGACTTAAGAGTTAAAAAAGCTGCTGACATAGCTCAAAGTGTAGATGGTCAATGTCTCATATGGTGTGATTTGAACTCTGAATCTGAAATGCTTAAGAACGCTATACCGGGAGCAGTTGAGGTAAAAGGTAGTGATTCACCTGAACATAAGAAAACAGCCATGCTTGGTTTCTCCAAAGGTGAGGTTAAAGACCTTGTAACTAAGCCCTCAATTGCGGGGTTTGGTATGAACTGGCAGACCTGTTCAGATATGATTTTCGTTGGATTGTCGGACAGTTACGAACAATACTACCAGGCGGTAAGGCGATGTTACCGTTTTGGACAGAAAAAGCCTGTAAATGTTCATATAGTTATTAGTGCTAAGGAAGGGTGTGTTAAGGATAACATTGAGAGAAAGACATCTGATTCTTTAAAGATGCAAAATGCAATGATCGAGTACACCAAGGAGATTACAAAGAAAGAATTACAATCTATAAAGAGGATAACAACCCCATATAATCCGCAAATGAAAATAAAACTGCCTCAATGGGAGGAGATGATAAAAAGTGCAGCAAGTTTTTAA